One genomic region from Motacilla alba alba isolate MOTALB_02 chromosome 5, Motacilla_alba_V1.0_pri, whole genome shotgun sequence encodes:
- the EMC7 gene encoding ER membrane protein complex subunit 7 — protein MRAGRGGARAAQARGGRRAAMAARGGSLCLALLWLSAAPLPRGARGSEPVGPAEPSGGAGPGERFKIEGRAVVPGVKPQDWIAGARVLVDGEEHVGFLKTDGSFVVHDVPSGSYVVEVISPAHKFEPVRVDITSKGKMRARYVNYIKPSEVVRLPYPLQMKSSGPPSYFIKRESWGWTDFLMNPMVMMMVLPLLIFVLLPKVVNTSDPDMRREMEQSMNMLNSNHELPDVSEFMTRLFSSKSSSKSGGSSSKAGKSSSGKRR, from the exons AtgcgcgcggggcggggcggggccaggGCGGCGcaggcgcggggcgggcggcgcgcggcgatggcggcgcggggcgggagcCTGTGCCTGGCGCTGCTCTGGCTCTCGGCGGCGCCGCTGCCGCGCGGCGCCCGCGGATCGGAGCCCGTCGGGCCGGCGGAGCCCTCGGGCGGCGCGGGCCCCGGGGAGCGGTTTAAGATCGAGGGCCGGGCCGTGGTGCCCGGGGTGAAGCCGCAGGACTGGATCGCGGGGGCCCGGGTGCTGGTGGACGGGGAGGAGCACGTCGGCTTCCTGAA GACAGATGGAAGTTTTGTGGTTCATGATGTACCTTCTGGATCTTACGTAGTGGAAGTTATATCCCCTGCTCATAAATTTGAGCCTGTTCGAGTTGACATAACTTCAAAAGGCAAAATGAG AGCAAGATATGTGAATTACATCAAACCCTCTGAAGTTGTCAGGCTGCCATACCCACTCCAGATGAAATCTTCTGGACCACCTTCATACTTTATAAAGAGAGAATCTTGGGGATGGACAGATTTCCTCATGAACCCCATG GTGATGATGATGGTTCTTCCATTACTGATATTTGTGCTTTTGCCTAAAGTTGTCAACACCAGTGATCCTGATATGAGACGG GAAATGGAGCAGTCAATGAACATGTTGAATTCCAACCATGAGCTGCCAGATGTGTCTGAATTCATGACAAGACTTTTCTCTTCAAAGTCTTCTAGCAAGTCTGGTGGTAGCAGCAGTAAAGCAGGGAAAAGTAGTTCTGGGAAAAGGAGGTAG
- the CHRM5 gene encoding muscarinic acetylcholine receptor M5, protein MEVNLFSNSTVVNSSSINHKQLEGHSLWEVITIATVTAIVSLITIVGNVLVMISFKVNSQLKTVNNYYLLSLACADLIIGIFSMNLYTSYILIGHWTLGSLACDLWLALDYVASNASVMNLLVISFDRYFSITRPLTYRAKRTPRRAGIMIGMAWLISFMLWAPVILCWQYFVGERTVPPEECQIQFLYEPIITFGTAIAAFYIPVSVMTILYCRIYKETEKRTKDLAELQGSESVAEYETIKPQKTLLKSCFSCKQQNLVKRERCQASWSSSSRSTSATAKASQAASTCMDWAKADQLTTCSSYASSEDEDKLATDSVFQVTYKSPSKSKAEEYNETTDVVVKDQPEESDFENQKYFLSPTKEHIQKSKKCVAYKFRLVVKADGTQEANNGCRKVKITPCSAALSKDPSIKSMDPNINNQITKRKRMVLIKERKAAQTLSAILLAFIITWTPYNIMVLISTFCSDCIPLTLWHLGYWLCYVNSTVNPICYALCNKTFRKTFKMLLFCQWKKKKVEEKLYWQGNTRLP, encoded by the coding sequence ATGGAAGTCAATTTATTCAGCAATTCTACTGTTGTAAACAGTTCATCCATCAACCATAAGCAGTTAGAAGGGCATAGCCTCTGGGAAGTCATTACTATTGCCACTGTAACTGCAATTGTAAGCTTAATAACCATAGTGGGAAATGTTCTTGTAATGATATCCTTTAAGGTTAACAGTCAGCTCAAAACTGTCAACAATTATTACTTGCTCAGCCTTGCCTGTGCAGATCTCATCATTGGGATATTTTCTATGAACCTTTATACATCCTATATACTCATAGGCCATTGGACTCTTGGAAGCCTCGCCTGTGACCTGTGGCTAGCACTGGACTATGTAGCTAGTAATGCCTCAGTAATGAACCTCCTAGTCATCAGTTTTGACAGATATTTTTCCATCACAAGGCCTTTAACTTACAGGGCCAAACGCACACCCAGAAGAGCTGGCATCATGATTGGTATGGCTTGGCTGATTTCCTTCATGTTGTGGGCACCTGTAATCTTGTGCTGGCAGTATTTCGTGGGTGAACGAACAGTGCCACCCGAAGAGTGCCAGATACAGTTTCTATATGAACCCATTATTACCTTTGGTACTGCAATTGCTGCTTTTTACATTCCAGTGTCTGTGATGACCATTCTGTACTGCCGCATTTATAAAGAGACCGAGAAACGCACCAAGGACCTCGCTGAACTGCAGGGCTCAGAGTCTGTGGCAGAGTATGAGACAATAAAGCCTCAGAAAACTCTCCTGAAGTCTTGCTTCAGTTGCAAGCAGCAAAACTTAGTCAAAAGAGAGAGGTGTCAGGCTTCTTGGTCGTCATCTAGCCGAAGTACATCAGCTACAGCGAAGGCCTCCCAGGCAGCGAGTACTTGTATGGACTGGGCTAAGGCTGACCAGTTAACCACCTGCAGCAGCTACGCGTCGTCAGAAGATGAGGATAAACTTGCCACTGACTCAGTTTTCCAAGTAACTTACAAAAGTCCATCTAAAAGTAAAGCAGAAGAGTATAATGAGACTACAGATGTTGTTGTTAAAGACCAACCTGAAGAAAGTGATTTTGAGAACCAGAAATACTTTTTATCACCTACCAAAGAACACatacaaaaaagtaaaaaatgtgtGGCCTATAAATTCCGTTTGGTGGTTAAGGCTGATGGCACTCAGGAAGCCAACAATGGTTGCcgaaaagtaaaaataactccttgttctgctgctctgtcaAAGGACCCTTCCATCAAAAGCATGGATCCAAATATAAATAACCAAATCACCAAAAGGAAACGGATGGTTCTTATAAAGGAACgcaaagcagcacagacttTAAGTGCCATTCTTTTGGCTTTTATCATCACATGGACTCCCTATAATATCATGGTTTTGATCTCTACATTTTGCTCTGACTGCATCCCCCTGACACTGTGGCACCTTGGATATTGGCTATGCTATGTGAACAGCACTGTTAACCCCATTTGTTATGCCCTCTGTAATAAAACTTTCAGGAAGACTTTTaagatgctgcttttctgccagtggaaaaagaaaaaagtggaagAGAAACTATACTGGCAGGGCAATACCAGACTGCCATAA
- the LOC119701904 gene encoding fibrinogen-like protein 1-like protein, which yields MPLRSSAGFMLLLLSQCTVSLGTKEAVVLANAHLLPQRDYERLGNANEKDYPRDCFEILKHSKGNSRDGLYIIQPKEEPIVVFCNMQDGGWTVIQHITANSTVDFDRTWQDYKYGFGSVHENHWLGNEYMHQLTGSSVQYILGVKLVNLNAEVKWGQYEPFLIEGEESQYRIRVGLYKGNATDALTLDTEAYLHDNQKFTTKDRDNDNYFMNCAKLELNGIPGGGWWYDACAGANLNRRNVIYWQKDCSKQHPCKFAWMMVKPIEHHQSYPTKACSCQKVEL from the exons ATGCCATTGAGGAGCTCAGCAGGATTCATGCTGCTCTTGCTCTCTCAGTGCActgtgtccctgggcaccaaAGAGGCAGTGGTCCTGGCTAATGCCCACCTTCTTCCCCAAAGAGACTATGAGAGACTGGGAAATGCCAATGAGAAAG acTATCCAAGGGAttgttttgagattttaaaGCACTCCAAAGGAAATTCCAGAGATGGCCTTTACATCATCCAACCAAAAGAGGAACCAATTGTTGTCTTTTGTAACATGCAGGACGGTGGCTGGACAGTAATCCAGCACATTACAGCCAACAGCACTGTTGACTTTGACAGGACCTGGCAGGACTACAAATATGGATTTGGCTCTGTTCATGAGAACCACTGGTTAGGAAATGAATACATGCATCAGTTAACTGGCAGCTCAGTGCAATATATACTAGGAGTTAAACTTGTAAATCTAAATGCTGAAGTCAAATGGGGACAGTATGAGCCATTCCTGATTGAGGGGGAAGAGTCTCAGTATCGAATCAGGGTTGGTCTTTACAAAGGCAACGCCACCGATGCGCTGACCCTGGACACAGAAGCTTATCTCCATGACAACCAGAAGTTCACCACCAAGGACAGAGACAATGACAATTACTTTATGAATTGTGCTAAGCTGGAACTCAATGGCATTCCTGGGGGAGGCTGGTGGTACGACGCATGTGCTGGAGCAAACCTAAACCGCAGGAATGTGATATACTGGCAAAAAGACTGCAGCAAGCAACACCCCTGCAAGTTTGCATGGATGATGGTCAAACCCATCGAGCACCACCAGTCATACCCTACCAAGGCCTGCTCCTGTCAGAAAGTTGAACTGTAG